AACTACGTTGATGGGAGAGCCACCAGTCGTTAGTAGACAAAAACTTCTTGACCAAAACATTTCTTTCCATAATTTTTTTCTTACTTGTGGAAAGTCCTTTTTAATCATTCGAGAACTTACTCTTGTAAGCATTAATGAACTTTGATAATTCAGTGTTTGGATGTGCTTTGAATAGAATGTGAATATGATCAAAATCATGATTCCACTCAACTAATGATATGTTGTATTTCTTGCCTAACTTTACAAACATATCTTTTGCATAGTCATACATGTCGTCGTCAAAGACTTTTCTACGGTATTTAACAACGAGTACAAGGTGGTAGTACATCAAGAATACTGATGATTATGACCATCTATTTTCATCGAAATCTCAGCTTTTCTTTTGTATTAGACTGATGATATCATAGCACAAAAAAGAAACAACTTTTAGGCTGATGCCTAACCGACATTCATCTCCCACTTACTCATTGGACAACCTCCTAACATTCCTTGAAGTGGGCGTCTTCTGTCAGAAAACGATATCTGCGGTCGATCGTTGAATACAAGCTCAAACCTCTAATTCACTCTGATATTTGTTTTGTAGCACCTGTGATCATGTGGGGACTGGAACTGAATTGTCTTGATGCGGATATTCTTAAGCTTACATCTTTTTCTCCCTTAAAGACATACTAAACCTGAAAAGCCGATTCGTCACATTCCTTTCAAACATCAAAAGCATGTCATCGTCTAACGTGTGCTATCATACAGGTAGAAAGGGGAGGAATGTATGTCGTATCAAGAGTCCACACAAAAGAAGAAACGAAATTATATTCCTTTGATTATTATAATAAGTGTTGTCGTGAATGGTCTTGTCATTGTGCTATCTGGGCTTCCAGCATATGAGGGCGATATTCCGTTTGATGTGCATATTTTACCGATGATGAATGCCATTTTTAACAGCTTTACATTTATTTTCTTAGTCATCGCCTTAATTGCGATCATGAAGAAAAATGTAACACTTCATCGCCGTTTTATTTATGCCGCATTTACGACGACAGCGTTATTTCTCGTAACCTACGTGACGTACCACTTCTTGTCTGCGTCCACGTCACACGGTGGTTCTGGATTTATGGCAGGTCTTTACTACTTCATTTTAATCACCCATATCGTATTAGCCGCTGTCATCGTACCGCTCGTTTTGATTACCGTGACACGTGCGTGGAATATGGAATATGCAAAGCACCGAAAAATTGCCCGCTGGACGATGCCGCTCTGGCTGTACGTCAGCTTGACGGGTGTGCTCGTCTACGTATTGATTTCGCCATATTATTAAACGAAAGGCGTTTCCTTGAAAGTTTAAGGGAATGCCTTTTTTGATGTTCTGCCAACAATGGATTAATCGTACCGTTTACCCCTTAAGTAACCTCGTAAACTAGAATAAATATTAATATAATGATGGGAAGGCTTTAGTAATCAACCGGTCGGTCGTTGTGACCGGTGCTTGTCGTAAATTGCTCATGTCGAAAGTATAGGAAGATATTTAAAGAATTGTTATCATATAGGTGGAAAAGAAAGGAGGATGGATAAACGTGAGTGACGATTTTAAAAGTAAACTGGAAGCATATAAAAAGGACGAACTGACAGAAACTGAATTAGAAGATTTTGAAAAAGAGTTAGAAAAACTAGAAGAATCCCAACGTTTTCTCGAAGAAAATAACATTGAGCAGACAAAAGATGCGTACGTCGGTGAAAAAAAATGGTGGCGTCGGAAAGGGTCAGGTATATTTAAAACGGCTTTTTCTATTATAGGTATGATTCTAATATTTACTGTTGTCTCCACTGTGTTCACAACGGTCTACTATTCATGGGGAGAGCCGGATCGAATCGACGTGTACAGAAACGTCATTGACCATACGTTTACCATTACCGACCCCTATGGATATTTAGGTGGAACAAGTACAAATGTTCATCCATTTTTTCGTATGGAAGCCACTCGCGATATTAAAAAGAAAGTTGGCGATGAAAATATAAAAGCGGGTGAAATGACAGTCAACGTCCTTTTTTCAAAGATGTTTTACCCAGTCAAAGAGTACGCAGGAAAGATATCGGACAATAAGCCGTCCTTTTCATACCCTAGCACTGGGGGACGAAATGAATCAGCTTGGAATCAGTTAGACCAGCTTCCTGAAGGAACGGTTGTCTCAGCTTATGTATCTTTTGCTCAGTTATTAGAAACAAATGAGGTTTTTCAACGTTTTGCAGAAAAAGAGATGGATCTCATTTGGATGGCTGTTGACACTGGTGTAGAAGAGGATGAGAAAATAATTCATGAACCAATTGGTTTTCCGAATTCGCCAATCTGGCATGATGATGACATGATTGTCACGTCAAGAGAAGAGAAAAAGGGGTTATTCGGTCGTCGGGTTGTATCGGAAGGCAGTGTTTCTCCGTCGTATACTGAAGGTGATCATGAAATGCTCCACCGGCAATTTTTAAAAACACTGTCTTTCCTAGAAACGTATGAACGAAAAGCAAGTGACCTTTATTTTGGGAACTTAAACCTTTCCGAACGGATGGATTACCTTGACATGAATGGATTTCAGCATTACGGCGTCGTCATTACTGGGCCAACAAAAGACATTTTACAGCTGAAAGAAGAACCGTGGATAAGAGAATTAGCCGTTGATGAGGTGAGATTCTGGAATTGGAGGGAGTGAAGCTGCCTCTTTTTTATTTTGCGCTATATTGACCTTTAGGTGGACAACATGAATCTATCCATAGGGTATTTAGCTTTGTCACAGTCAAAATCAATGTCAAAAGCTGGGCTGTCTCATGAATAGGTGGTTGAGGCGGCGGGCATGACATACGCGTGTTTGTTTACGAGTGCTTCTATAAGGATGACGAGGGATCACGTAAAAACAAAACGTTAAAGGCAAAAACGATCCCAGCTTAACTAGTTTCTCGAAAATTTATCAATTTACGCAGCGATTTCCGAACAAAAGAGCTTCATTCTCTTGCCATTTTAGAAGGTGTAAGGGAAAGGAAAGTCGAATGGTGGAGAAAGGCATTTTGATCGCATGTGCTTTCCGTTGTTTTGCGTGAGAACATCTTAGACGAGGGGGGAGAAGTTATGGAAGCTCGTTGCATTACATATGACACCTACGGCAAACCGTGTGACGTGCTGCAATTGGAATATAAGCGGATTGAACCCCCTAAAGACCATGAACTTCTCGTTCGCATGCTAACAAGGCCGATCAATCCTTCTGATGTGATTCCGATTTATGGCGCTTATGCTCATCGCTCAGCTTTACCTGCGA
This is a stretch of genomic DNA from Litoribacterium kuwaitense. It encodes these proteins:
- a CDS encoding anti-sigma factor, producing MSDDFKSKLEAYKKDELTETELEDFEKELEKLEESQRFLEENNIEQTKDAYVGEKKWWRRKGSGIFKTAFSIIGMILIFTVVSTVFTTVYYSWGEPDRIDVYRNVIDHTFTITDPYGYLGGTSTNVHPFFRMEATRDIKKKVGDENIKAGEMTVNVLFSKMFYPVKEYAGKISDNKPSFSYPSTGGRNESAWNQLDQLPEGTVVSAYVSFAQLLETNEVFQRFAEKEMDLIWMAVDTGVEEDEKIIHEPIGFPNSPIWHDDDMIVTSREEKKGLFGRRVVSEGSVSPSYTEGDHEMLHRQFLKTLSFLETYERKASDLYFGNLNLSERMDYLDMNGFQHYGVVITGPTKDILQLKEEPWIRELAVDEVRFWNWRE
- a CDS encoding DUF420 domain-containing protein, producing MSYQESTQKKKRNYIPLIIIISVVVNGLVIVLSGLPAYEGDIPFDVHILPMMNAIFNSFTFIFLVIALIAIMKKNVTLHRRFIYAAFTTTALFLVTYVTYHFLSASTSHGGSGFMAGLYYFILITHIVLAAVIVPLVLITVTRAWNMEYAKHRKIARWTMPLWLYVSLTGVLVYVLISPYY